In the genome of Populus alba chromosome 11, ASM523922v2, whole genome shotgun sequence, one region contains:
- the LOC118047570 gene encoding CBS domain-containing protein CBSX5, with protein MAVSLLAREISDLCLGKPALRSLSLTTTIAEALFALKNSDDNFLSVWSCEHTAKTNKDYRGNCEEDGCDVGECKCVGKVSMVDVICYLCKVENLLSPSDALKAPVSVLLPEIPGMVVHVEPTSSLLDAIDLILQGAKNLVVPIKTRYSSSSRRKQQQKLSITSPTIHNGREFCWLTQEDIIRFFLGSIGLFAPLPALSIDTLGIISTDYLTIDYHSPAISELEAISGSLADENPVAVIDSDGILIGELSPFTLACCDESVAAAITTLSSGDLMAYIDCGGPPEDLVNLVMARLKGRGLEAMLQEFTNSSCYSTTSSCHSQSSSSSSDEESGSSTPVSALQRPGKYSRSMSYSARMVRRAEAIVCHPKSSLVAVMIQAIAHRLNYVWVIEDDCSLVGIVRFCDVLRVFRESIEDMA; from the exons ATGGCAGTGAGTTTACTTGCACGTGAGATATCTGACCTCTGCTTAGGCAAGCCTGCTTTGAGGTCTCTCTCACTCACCACAACGATAGCTGAAGCTCTGTTTGCTCTTAAAAACTCTGATGATAACTTTTTAAGTGTATGGAGTTGTGAGCACACAGCAAAGACTAATAAAGACTACAGAGGCAATTGTGAAGAGGATGGCTGTGATGTTGGTGAGTGTAAATGTGTTGGTAAAGTTTCCATGGTGGATGTAATATGCTATCTTTGCAAAGTTGAGAACTTGTTGTCCCCTTCTGATGCTTTGAAAGCACCTGTTTCTGTTCTCTTGCCTGAGATTCCTGGAATGGTTGTTCACGTCGAACCAACTTCAAG cTTATTGGACGCAATTGATCTCATCCTCCAAGGAGCCAAGAATCTAGTTGTGCCCATAAAGACCAGATATAGCTCCAGTTCAAGAAGAAAACAGCAGCAAAAACTCTCAATCACCAGCCCCACCATCCACAATGGCCGGGAATTCTGTTGGCTAACACAGGAAGACATAATCAGATTCTTCCTCGGTTCCATTGGCCTCTTTGCTCCACTTCCAGCTCTCTCCATTGACACACTGGGCATTATAAGCACTGATTATCTTACTATTGATTACCACTCCCCTGCTATCTCAGAACTGGAAGCCATTTCTGGTTCTCTAGCAGACGAGAATCCCGTTGCAGTCATTGACAGTGATGGCATCTTAATCGGGGAGCTCTCTCCATTCACTCTAGCCTGCTGTGACGAGAGTGTTGCAGCTGCAATCACTACCCTTTCATCGGGGGACTTGATGGCCTACATTGATTGTGGAGGACCCCCAGAGGACCTTGTCAATTTGGTCATGGCAAGGCTTAAAGGGAGAGGCCTGGAAGCAATGCTGCAAGAATTCACCAATTCTAGTTGTTACTCGACCACTAGTTCATGTCATTCACAGTCTTCATCGTCATCATCTGATGAGGAGTCAGGGAGCAGCACCCCAGTTAGTGCGCTGCAGAGACCAGGAAAGTACAGTAGGTCCATGAGTTACTCGGCCAGGATGGTGCGGAGGGCAGAGGCAATAGTTTGTCATCCCAAGAGCTCACTTGTGGCTGTGATGATTCAAGCAATTGCTCATAGATTGAATTATGTGTGGGTCATAGAGGATGACTGTAGCTTGGTTGGGATTGTCAGATTTTGTGACGTGTTAAGAGTCTTCAGGGAAAGTATAGAGGATATGGCCTAA